Below is a genomic region from Bos javanicus breed banteng chromosome 13, ARS-OSU_banteng_1.0, whole genome shotgun sequence.
GCCGAGCCGCACCGCGCCGGCCGCCAGTGGAAGTTCGCCGGCTCCTTCTACTTCGCCATCACCGTCATCACCACCATCGGTGAGCGGCCCCCGGCGCCTCCCCCTCGGCGCTTGCTCCATCCCCAGGCGCCCGCGGCGTCCCGGGGTTTCAGTCCCACCTCTGCCTCTGCCAGGCGGGGTGACTTTGGAGCAGTCATTTCAGCTCGCCGAGCCTCACTTGCCTCCCTCTGTCGGATGGGCTCTGTGGTTTCCACGCAGGCCCGGCTGGGAGGAGACAGTAGGTCCCCTTTGCCAAGAGGCAGTGGCAGGGGCTGGGAGATTGATAAAGTGGAGTCGGAAGCCCAAGTGGCTGGAGTTGCTTCCTTGCCTGGGGGGCATCacgttagctgtgtgacctcagaccagttgcttaacctctctgagcctcaggttttctcctctgtaaaagagGGGTGCTAACAGGCCCTACCTCAAGGCTGTAGTGAGACAGTTTTCAttaaggagatatatgtataaagtTTTAGCACAGGGCCTGACAAGTAGAAAGCACTAACAAAaagcggcgggggcggggggggggggggagattgATTTTTGTGTTATAACAAAAAAGAGAACGGGCGCCTAATCTGTCTTAGTCCCTGCAATATGGCCAGTGCCTAGCTTgtagtagacactcaataaatatttgttaaaggaatGACTGATTACCACCAGCTTTGGACCTCACCCTCGGGGATTCAGAGCACTTTCTCTGCAGCATCTGGACCGCCAACCGTTGCCATGGCTACCGACTGGTTGGTACCTGCGGAGCCCAAGCCTGGGGAAGCAGAAAAGGAGTGGAGCAGGCTCTCGGGGCTCCATCCACCACCCCAGGCTGGCTGTGGAGGTCCCAGTGTCTCTTTGGGCCTGGACCACCACCCTGGAAACCAGTGCTGCGGAGAAAGCTCCTCCATAATGCTCTTGCAAGTCAGTGTGAGTTTGTGGGTTTAGTGGTGGAGTTGAAAGCCTACATTCCGAAATTACAGAGGCCAGAGTTCCGGTTTTCATCTCTGTTGCCTCCTGCCTTCTCTGGCAATTGATTGTACCTCTCTGAGCCCCGGTTTCCTCAACTACAAAGTGCAACCGTTGCTATCTTACTGAGTGATTGTCAGGTTTAAGTGAGGTCAAGCAGGTTAAATGCATAGCACAAGTCCTGAGGCTAAGTAGGGACTGTTAATTAGCAATAATGACAATTCATTATTTGCCAACTGTGGGCCCAGCTCCTATTCAGCCCTTTTGACCCCTCCTGTCAGCCTGGGCACCCCTGCTTCTCTCTCTTGGCTCAGCCTAAGACCCTCCCTGTCTCTGCACCCAGGGTGTGGGACCCTGTccacctcctctgccctcccccacaTTTTGGAGGCCTCCCAGCTGGATGTGGCCTCCACTTCTGACTGCTTGCCTCTGACCTGcacctgggatggggagggagtaggGACCAGGGTGTGGAGAGCGACTGAGGAAATAGCAGTTTTACCGCTTTCTGCCACCTGGGGGCGCCAGTATGGTTGTGTGAGCCAGGCTGCAAAAGCTAGCCTTGCAGAGCCAGGCGACAGAACCCAGGGGCTGAGCTCTGCAGGAACAGCAAAGAGCCACTGAGAAGCTATGGAGGATAGTGGTTAACAGCTCAACCCTGTGACCTTTGGGCAGCTTTTTCCCTCTGAGCCTAGTGTccttatctgtaagatggggataatAATCTCATACAGTCATTGAGacgattaaataaaataatccatgTAGAGTACCTAGCATGCctagttattatcattattcattTTCCTGTCTGTCAAAACCAGACAAATGGCTGGAAACAGCACTGCCTGGCCTTTTATTCTTAAAGACGCTCCTCCGTCTCACACTCGGTACCTCCTTCAATCTGGTTTGagtattattattactgattaTTTAAACTTTCATTGAGCTCCTAGTCTGTGCAGGGCACTGGTGATCAGGGACGTGAGAAATGACTAGTTTGGTCTCTGGCCTCAAGGACCTCACCGTTTAGTGGCAGCAGGGTCCCTGCCCCGCAGATAGATAGAGGCAGACTAATAGAGCCATGAAGTAGAAACATGAAGTGGAGTCATagatctttaaatatatatatatatatgtatctagtGTTGATATTTCAAATGTTATATATGCACACACTTCACACGGTACAAAAGGTATAGGATGAAAGGAAGTCTCCCTTTCTCCGCATCCGTCAACCTATAAATTCCCTTCTCTGGATCAAATGCAGTTATGTTTTTTGAGTATCCTTCCAAGTATCTTCTCTGCCTATATATTCCTTTACAACACACacaggtagctcagttggtaaggaatccatctacaatgcaggagaccccagttcgattcctgggtcaggaagagccgctggagaagggataggctgcccactccagtactcttgggcttccctggtggttcagctggtaaagaatctgcctgcaatgcgggagacctgggttcaatccctggcctgggaagatcccctagagaaaggaagatccccacccactccagtattctgcctggggaattccatggactgtatagagtccatgggttgcagagtcagccacgactgagctaCTTGTACTTTTATACATGATAGAGGCATTGTGTTATACATGCCTTtttgtctcttgcttttttcacttcgTATATTCTGGTGATTTCTTTACATCAGTCCCTGAAGAACTGTGTCctctttttcatggctgattaGCAGGGCTCCTCCACCctggcactgttgacattttggacTGGCTATTctggtgggcttccttggtaactcagtggtaaagaattcacctgccaaggcaggagtcgcaggtttgatccctggatcaggaagatcccctggagaaggaagtggcaacccaccccagtattcttgcctggagaattccatggacagaggagcctggtgggctacagtccatggaccccaacagttggacacgactgagcgactaaacaacaacaaattccgaTTGTGGGGACTGTCCTATGCATCAGAGAATGTTAAACAGGACCCTGGCCTGCACCCACCAGATGCCAGCAGCACCCACCACCTCCCAGGTGTGACAACTGAacctgtctccagacattgccaactGTCCCCTCAGGGGCTACATGGCCCTCAGTTGGAACCACAACCATCATTGGATGGCACCATGGCTGTTTTCACCAGGCTCTTTCTGATGAACATTTAAGCTGCTTCTTATTTTTGCTGTCACCAACACTGTGGCAACGACAACtcccatgcacacatcactttgCACGTGTGAGTATTTTAGAGGACTGCTTTCCTCACTGAGGAACAGCACAGGCCAAAGGTGTATTTATCGTTTGGCAGATGGGGACAATTTGCTGGAAGAGGCATATTCTACTGGGGAAGGGACACATGACTTTTCCTGGGTTATGGGGCCCTTTGAGAATACCATGAAAGCTTCCACTTTCCAGGACCTTGGGTCCTGGAAGAGATACACATCCACCAATCCCACAATGACTGTTCCGGACAATCATTCATTGTTCCTTGTGCCGGACTCAAGGCAGCCCACTCATGTTTGCGTTCCTTACACATTTAGGGGATCAGTGAGGGACTCCACCAGACTGAAATAGGTGTTTCATGAGAGCCTGGCTTGGCACAGGAACTGGGAACGGCTACCTGGGTGTAGGCAGGGGGAAAGTCCACTGGGGGAAGAGGAAGCATGAGAAAAGGACAGGCTGGCGGAAACGGCATGTGAGGCTGCAGGGAGAGGGGGTTCAGGTCACGGCGTTGCCTGAGAGCGCGGACTGTACCCTGAGGATACTGGGGAGccacaacagattttttttttttctatcaagggcacaatttacagattcaaattcattctttttcagtgtACACCTGTGCAGGTTTTGCCAAAAGAAAACCTGTCgtgtaactgcagccatgatttCAAGGCAGAACATTGCTAGCCCTCCCCAAAATTGCATCGTGCCTGTTTGTAGTTAGTTCACTCGCTTCTCTCACCTCCAAGGactggcaaccacaggtctgttcgCTGATCCTAGTTTTGCCACAGAAGTTGTGCCAGTTACCCTACAGAATGTCATTTAAATGGAACCCAGCAATATATAGCTTTTTGAGCTTGGctcctttcactcagcataaaacATTTGAGATCCATCTTCTGTTGCTGAGGAAACAGCAGTTCCTTCCTTCCTGTGGCGGAAAAGAATCAGTCcgttgtatggatgtaccacaggttgtttatccattccccaGGAGAAGGGTATTTTAGGTTGTTTACAACTTGGGCCGATTATGGGTAGCCACAGAAGGTTTTAAAGCCGGGGGAATGACCTAGTTCGAACCAGCATTTCAACATGCTCTGCGGGCTCTGGAGGATGGGGACAGAGACCCGGCAGGAAGAAGGCCTGTGTGTGAGGAGACGGACGCTCGTCAgcctcccccttccttcctcctccagggtacggCCACGCCGCGCCGGGCACGGACTCGGGCAAGGTCTTCTGCATGTTCTACGCGCTCCTGGGCATCCCCCTGACCCTGGTCACCTTCCAGAGCCTCGGCGAGCGGCTGAACGCGCTGGTGCGGCGCCTCCTGCTGGCGGCCAAGCGCTGCCTGGGCCTGCGGCGGCCGCGCGTGTCCCCCGAGAACATGGCGGTGGCCGGGCTGCTGGTGTGCGCGGGCACCCTGGCCCTCGGGGCCGCCGCCTTCGCGCACTTCGAGGGCTGGACCTTCTTCCACGCCTACTACTACTGCTTCATCACGCTCACCACCATCGGCTTCGGCGACTTTGTGGCGCTGCAGAACGACGAGGCGCTGCAGAGAAAGCCGCCCTACGTGGCCTTCAGCTTCCTGTACATCCTCCTGGGGCTCACGGTCATCGGCGCCTTCCTCAACCTCGTGGTCCTGCGCTTCCTGGCGGCCGGCGCGGACGCGCCTGAGCGCGCTGCCCGCCCGCTCCGCCGGGGGGCGCCCGAGAACCGAGGCACCGCGGGCCGCGCCGGCCTCATCTCCGTCTCCTGCCGCCTCCACCGGCTGGAGCTGTGCTCCCGCAACAATCCCGGCTTCTCGCCCCCCGCCAGCCCCGGGGCTGGGGGCGGCGGCAGAGCCGATAGGCCCCCGGCCCGGCGGAAGTCCATCTGATAGCCCTTCCCTCCTGTGCATCTCTGGAAGTGGTCCTTGGCTGGGCCCCAGAAACTCATCCGGGGGGTCGATCCTAGAACCTGAGGGTCTGGATTCACCTGTCGTCGCCCCCTCCCCAGAGCTTGGAGAAGGGCTGAGGGGCCGCGGCCTCAATGCCGTCCTCTGCCACGAGCAGTTTCTCACTCCCTTTTGGGGCGCGAGCCCCGCTCTCCTctccaaaaatacattaaaagtcgCATCATAAGCAAAAGCACGACTCTTAAGTTGCCCCGTAGGTGCAAGTCCCCTGTGGTCCAAATTGTTCTAGGAAGGCGTGGCCACACACATTCTCCACGATGCCCGTTTTTCTGTTGTGTGAAACCCACGGGAACGTGGGTTTTCCGCGTTGTGGGGGAGATGCACGACTTCCCACACTGGAATCCTAACCAGTGAGGCCAGCCGCTCCCACTATGAGAAGCACGGGGATCAGATGGACTGAAAACATTTACCATCCAGCGTGGACCACTGGGCAAAATGTGCACCATTTAAAGACTACTCATTTCTCCTACTCGGCATGTAGAGTGGACTGGCCCCAGCCCCAAATGTCATGTTCTTTGTCCTTGGCCAGCCCCATTtttggatgggggagggggtctTGCTGACACCCACCGTGTCACTGGGACTACCTGGACCagtcttccccccacccccaaccctggccGCTgtgtgcagtatgtgggatcttagttccctgctgctgctactgctgctaagtcacttcagtcgtggggATCAAATCTTTACTTTCTAAGTgtggagtcaaccactggaccgccagggcagTCCCTGGGCCACGGTCTCTTCTGGGAACTGTGAGGTCTGGTTATTGCCAATCAGCCACAATGGGACTTGAGGGAATTCTCATCCCCTCCCTGGGCcttagtttccacatctgtaaaatgagttcaCCCAGTACCCTGTTCCCTCCTGTGCATCTCTGGAAGTGGTGCTGGGATGGGCCCCAGACCTGTATAAATGGACACTAACAAAGCTGAAATGGCACAGCACTCAGGTCATTAGAATTAACAGCCCTCAGCATCCCAGAGAGAACTGCGTCAACACAAAACAGAGCAAGCTGGGTTAGAAAAGCcaaaaactttaattttcaaCATGAGCTACATGGTCATGAACACAATGCAACGTGACCTGCTCCAACCCAGGGGCCCCAGaaaccctccctcccccaaagCCTGAGGGGCTCCTGCTCCTGGAGAGGGAAGACGGGGAAAGGTGAGTGGAGAGTGGGCCTGAGGACCAGGGGTCTGCCTTCCTGCCACCCGCTCAGGAGGCAGTGGTACGGTGAAAGGGCTCAGAGATGATGTCCAAGGCCCTGGGTTCAAGTCTCCACTTTGCCCTCACAGAAGCTATGAGTCAAACGGGCATGTCAGCGGCTCCCGGGCGGGGTTTGTGAGTCAGATGAGCTCATGGACATGAAAGCTTTCCGTCCACTCTGAGGTGCTGCTATAAGACATGGGGCCTCCTGGAGCCCAAAGGAGTCATTACAGGACAGTGGGCGATGGAGTCGGGGCACCCCGTCCCCTGGGTCTGGCACAGGGCTGCTgctcaataaataaatgcagGTGGCCTTGCCTAACGCAACAGCTGTGCTCCAAGGGCAGCGGGGCTCAGCGGTGCCTCTCAACGCTGAGATGTGCCCATGAGCTCCAGATGTAAGGAGCTGGACGGTGGATCAGCTTGTCAAGTACATGACCTCAACTCTGCTTTGCCCCACATTGAAGAAAAGAGCTCTGAACCACTGGAGAACTGAGTTCTCCCCTGAGCTCAGCCACCAACTCCCAGTGGCACCTTAGCGAGTACCTTCCCCTCCCCGGGCCTCagcttcttctgtaaaatggggctgataACTCACCCAGGCCTCCACCGACTGCCCGGGAGCTCTTGTGAGGGTACACGAGAGATAAAAGCACTTTGCAAACAAACAGGTGTGAAAAGCACTCCGAGAAGTTCCCATGTTATTCTCTCTAAAGGTTTGGGGGGGAATGCCTTAATGTGAGGTGTACCATCGCCCCCCTCACTCCCACACAGCCCCAGGAAGTGCTGTCTGGCCTCCCTCAGAGTGGTCTCAGAGGGGCTGTGGTCCCTTGGGGGGAGTCCCCACTTAGCATCAAGACCAGGACCACAGCCTGCACAGCCTCACGTCAGTCAGGgcagaccccccccccccatcccccacccaggAGAGCAAGGTCTCTATGGCAACCCTTCCCCCTAAACCCAAGGCCCAGAAAAGTTACTGGCCCATCAAGATGCAAGCAAGCAGCGCGGGGTGGTCCAGGGCCTAAAGGTCACAGATCCTCATTATGGCAAATGTGCCCTGGAGCAATGGTCTGCTGTTCCATGGAGGAAGAAGGACAGAGCTGCTTCTGTTCTGGCCTCATTGCTGAGGGGTCTTGTCTTGGGCAAGCCACTTACTGATTCTGAGCTTTGGTTTCCTGCCCTCTCAGATGGGACTATAATCAGCGCTGCCCATCTTTTTCAAGGCCCCTGGGAGGAGGCCATGGAGAGAAGGGCAGAGGAAATATTGCGGGGGGGAGATGGTGGCCCCACTTGGTCCTGCCCTGGCTCCAGCTCAGCCTCCGGGGGGTTGAGGAGGCCCAGATTGCCAGTGTCGTGAACTCACAGGTGACCCCAGGGGCCTGTGATCTCTCTGTTAAGATGGAAATCATTTCACCGATGGTCCCAAAGCTCCTTTTCCTTTAGTGTGACAGGCAGATTCTGGAGAAGGAAGGTGGAGATGACTCCCTCCCACCATACCCTGGCATGTGACCTTTGGCCCAGAGATTGAAAAAAGAATCGTCCCTTAGAGACCCCCAGGCCCCTCACACCCCTAATTCCCCCAGTGCCACCCTCTCAGCTCCTCTTCAAATGGGGAAGTTTGAGCTGGCAAAGGACCAGATAGGAGCAGGCTGGAAGGTTCCCCAAAGCTAATGATGAGAACAGCCACTCCCTCCCCAAGCCCCCATCCCTGGGTGAGGACAGATGGGGGGTCTCATGCCCAATGGTCGGAGCCCCTTGGAAGGCGGCCATGTGCTCACAACGATGATACAAAGAAAGAGGGCTCCAGCCCCCGTGCCACCCCACCCCTCCGGGAGGTGAGCTGAAAAACCACAGAACAAACAGAAAGTCATTGAGGGGGGCCCTCGGTGACCACCCTCAGGATGTTATTGCTTTGGAGCGCCTTCTCTCTTTATAAAGGCTGTGCAGACCCACCCCCAACAGGGCGGGCTCAGGTTGGGGAGCAAGGCTGTGCCCACCCTGTCCTCAGGTTGGGACAGCCAGGCCCCAACCCGGCTTTGAAATGCTACCCCTGAACTACCAGAGCAGTGACAGCTGGAGAGAGAAGGCGCTCTCCTGGCTCAAAATATTCCGAATGGTGAGTAATAAACAAACGGCAGAGAAATcacactggtttaaaaaaaaaaaaaagcacaggggAGGGGCCAGTTCTGAGCCCCGCTGCCTCCACCCCAGCCTTGGGATTCCAGCCGCCATGATTCCAGGAAGGTCAGAAGGCCTCCTGGACCAAGGGGGGGGACGCTTCCATCTCCCCATCCCTATGCAGGGGAGCGCTATAACTCAACCAGAACTTCAAAGGATGCCCAGGGCTGGGAACaggccaggggaggggagagTTCCAGGTGGAAGGGCTCACCTGGTCCACAGCCTAAATGGTGGGGTGTGGGGAGAGTGGGGATAAGGTGGGACAGAACACAGCCGGGCAATCCTCAGTGGAAAACCACCTCCTCTGATGGAGCCCCAGCCCCCTCCAAGGCCCACATCCTCAGGAGTGCTTCCTAAATAAAATCAGTCCCAAGGGTAATAAATCAGAACATCTGAGTGTCATGGGCGGCTCTGGCTACAACCCTACATGAAGAgggggaggaaagggaggagcaggaggaggggccAGCCTCCCCTGAACCAGGTCCAGGCTTGGACCCAGGCCAGGCCGGCAGGGAGAAGGCTGCCTCCTGGAATTTTCTCCATCCCCTCTGTAAGGACTCTATGTGAAGCTAAGACCTGGCCCAGGGCCAGGCACTCTAAGCCTACTCGGCTAACCAAGACTACGTCCTACACAGCAGGACTGGGTAATGATGGGGGGGCggcgggtgtgtgtgtgggtagtgGGTGGCTGGGTGCCTCCCAGGGGAGGTGGCAGAAATGTGCTTCTACAGAAAGGGGCCAGCCTGTGTCCTCCCCGCATGCAAAAGGGCTTCCAAAGGCTCCAGGGAGGACCAGGCCGGGTGGGGCCGGGAAGGCAGCCCCCAGGCCTGCTCAAGAAGGAATCTCCCCCTTCTCACACTCCTGTCTCgcctcattctctttctctccttgagCCAAGGTCACTGAGGCCGGAGCAGTTGGTTCTGCCCTTAGTACAGGATGGTTTGTTTAAAAAGACTAAAACTGGGGAGCTCGCGTGCCTCCCCAGGCCCTTAGCCTGGAGGCAGAGGGCCAGACAAGATGACCTTTGACCTCATCCGACAAGGAGGGATTCTCCTACCTGGGAACCCCTCACCTTGGCACCACGAGTCCCAatcccagctttcttcacactccctCTCTAAACCGGCATCCCCCAAATTCAGAGACTGGTGAGCTCTCTGGGGTTGGGGTTCTCGAAAATTAGGGTCCCCCAGCTCCTCGGTCGAAACACAGCCAACAGAGTTCTTTCCAGTCCGCCCACAGTGTGCAAACTAGCTTCTTACAATCCCACAAAGCCAGGTGCCCTGGGGGCCCCTGCCAGGCCCCGGcacccctttcctctcccctggTCCCTGCTGGACCCC
It encodes:
- the KCNK15 gene encoding potassium channel subfamily K member 15, which encodes MRKQSARTAALVLCILSYLLVGAAVFDALESEAESGRKRLLAQKRSELRRKYGFSAEDYRELERLALQAEPHRAGRQWKFAGSFYFAITVITTIGYGHAAPGTDSGKVFCMFYALLGIPLTLVTFQSLGERLNALVRRLLLAAKRCLGLRRPRVSPENMAVAGLLVCAGTLALGAAAFAHFEGWTFFHAYYYCFITLTTIGFGDFVALQNDEALQRKPPYVAFSFLYILLGLTVIGAFLNLVVLRFLAAGADAPERAARPLRRGAPENRGTAGRAGLISVSCRLHRLELCSRNNPGFSPPASPGAGGGGRADRPPARRKSI